One segment of Paramormyrops kingsleyae isolate MSU_618 chromosome 8, PKINGS_0.4, whole genome shotgun sequence DNA contains the following:
- the gnl3l gene encoding guanine nucleotide-binding protein-like 3-like protein → MHYGLRRKPTPHSGAGMSKAKQKRAKRLGFRGKKKSQDGQQAKFQSGKKDSGMPSVQHIKAYAQRGAELRKKRLEELQQKQKASREREMMKRRSLDTFQRDVQRRQREFEQKEMEMKNLEKHVSFETENSRKAYYREFKKVIEAADVVLEVLDARDPLGCRCPQVEQAVVQSGTNKKIVLVLNKIDLVSKDIVEKWIRYLRNEFPTVAFKSSTQQQSRNLKRSRVPVTQATSELLSTSACLGADCLMKLLGNYCRNQDVQTAITVGVVGFPNVGKSSLINSLKRARACSVGATPGVTKCLQEVHLDKHIKLLDCPGIVMATSTSDAAMILRNCVKIEQLVDPVTPVEAILRRCNKAQIMQHYGVSDFRTPLEFLAMLARRQGKLKKGGLPDHDKAAKSVLLDWTGGRISYFTHPPETHTMSTHVSAEIVAEMGKAFDWEELEKGNLEVLAGVSAPESQSGFCITTCGMTQGAQVESLTDLEMEAGDPGAAGSDEEAESMEDDRDAEFGPMTVEIKPSRAKGGDVVETEVPRAPDLLDILDVDPLQQGQALLAARKKRKKRQKRANKIAVKLSDSLTSAMNFTFSDS, encoded by the exons ATGCACTACGGTTTACGGCGCAAACCCACGCCGCACTCCGGAGCAGGCATGTCTAAAGCCA AGCAAAAAAGAGCGAAACGCCTTGGCTTTCGTGGTAAAAAGAAG AGTCAAGATGGTCAACAGGCAAAGTTTCAGAGTGGAAAGAAAGATTCGGGTATGCCCAGCGTGCAGCATATCAAGGCATATGCTCAGAGAGGAGCGGAGCTTCGGAAAAAGAGG CTCGAGGAATTGCAGCAGAAGCAGAAAGCATCACGGGAAAGGGAGATGATGAAGCGTCGGAGTCTGGACACCTTCCAGAGGGATGTGCAGAGGCGGCAACGGGAGTTTGAGCAGAAG GAAATGGAGATGAAGAATTTAGAAAAACATGTCAGTTTTGAGACCGAGAACTCGAGGAAGGCCTATTACAGAGAGTTTAAAAAG GTGATCGAAGCAGCCGACGTGGTTCTGGAGGTGCTTGATGCCCGCGATCCCCTGGGCTGCCGGTGTCCTCAGGTGGAACAGGCCGTGGTTCAGAGCGGAACCAATAAGAAGATTGTTCTGGTGCTCAACAAAATAG ACCTGGTGTCCAAGGACATTGTGGAGAAGTGGATCAGGTACCTCCGTAATGAGTTTCCTACGGTGGCCTTCAAATCCAGCacccagcagcagagcagaaacCTG AAGCGCAGCCGCGTGCCTGTCACCCAGGCCACCTCGGAGCTCCTGAGCACCAGCGCCTGCCTGGGAGCTGACTGCCTGATGAAGCTGCTGGGGAATTACTGTAGAAACCAGGACGTGCAGACGGCCATCACTGTGGGCGTGGTCG GCTTTCCTAACGTGGGGAAAAGCAGCTTGATCAACAGCCTGAAGCGAGCGCGTGCCTGCAGCGTGGGGGCTACTCCTGGAGTCACAAA GTGTCTGCAAGAGGTTCACCTGGACAAACACATCAAGCTGCTGGATTGTCCGGGGATCGTCATGGCGACCTCGACCAGCGATGCCGCCATGATCCTGCGGAACTGTGTGAAAATCGAGCAGCTGGTGGACCCCGTGACGCCGGTGGAGGCCATCCTGAGGCGCTGCAACAAGGCTCAG ATCATGCAGCACTACGGCGTTTCTGACTTCCGCACGCCTCTGGAGTTCCTGGCCATGTTGGCACGGCGACAGGGCAAATTGAAGAAGGGGGGGCTCCCCGACCACGACAAGGCTGCCAAGAGCGTCCTGCTGGACTGGACAGG GGGCAGGATCAGCTACTTCACACATCCGCCGGAGACGCACACCATGTCCACGCACGTGAGCGCCGAGATCGTGGCAGAGATGGGCAAGGCCTTCGActgggaggagctggagaagggTAACCTGGAAGTGCTGGCAG gggtgaGCGCTCCGGAATCGCAGTCCGGCTTCTGCATCACGACGTGTGGGATGACACAGGGCGCTCAAGTGGAGTCCCTCACCGATCTGGAGATGGAGGCGGGAGATCCCGGGGCGGCCGGGTCCGACGAGGAGGCGGAGTCCATGGAGGATGACAGGGATGCTGAG TTTGGACCCATGACAGTAGAGATCAAACCATCTCGGGCAAAAGGTGGGGATGTGGTGGAGACGGAGGTCCCGCGAGCTCCGGATCTCCTGGACATCCTGGACGTGGACCCCCTCCAGCAGGGCCAGGCGCTGCTTGCTGCCAGAAAGAAGAGGAAGAAACGACAGAAGAGAGCCA
- the LOC111857084 gene encoding red-sensitive opsin — protein MAEEWGSVVFAARRRNEEETTRESIFVYTNSNNTRGPFEGPNYHIAPRWVYNIATVWMFVVVVLSTFTNGLVLVATAKFKKLRHPLNWILVNLALADIAETLIASTISVINQIYGYFILGHPLCIIEGYTVAACGIAGLWSLTVISWERWIVVCKPFGNVKFDEKWATAGIVFTWVWSLFWCAPPIFGWSRYWPHGLKTSCGPDVFSGNEDPGVRSYMVTLMLTCCILPLSIIIFCYICVWMAIRAVAQQQKDSESTQKAEKEVSRMVVVMIIAYCVCWGPYTFFVCFGTAYPGYAFHPLAAAMPAYFAKSATIYNPIIYVFMNRQFRVCIYQMFGKKVDDGSEVSSTSRTEVSSVAPA, from the exons ATGGCAGAGGAATGGGGAAGTGTGGTGTTTGCGGCCCGGAGGCGGAACGAAGAGGAAACCACACGGGAGTCTATCTTTGTGTACACAAACAGCAACAACACCAGAG GTCCCTTTGAAGGCCCGAACTACCACATTGCTCCCCGATGGGTCTACAACATCGCCACAGTTTGGATGTTTGTCGTGGTCGTATTATCGACCTTCACCAACGGCCTGGTGCTGGTGGCCACAGCCAAGTTTAAGAAGCTTCGTCACCCGCTCAATTGGATTCTGGTCAATCTGGCTTTGGCGGATATCGCCGAGACGCTAATTGCCAGCACCATCAGCGTGATCAACCAGATCTATGGCTACTTCATCCTGGGGCACCCCTTGTGCATCATTGAGGGCTACACAGTCGCTGCCTGCG GCATTGCAGGTCTGTGGTCACTAACTGTCATCTCCTGGGAGAGGTGGATAGTTGTCTGCAAGCCTTTTGGAAATGTCAAGTTTGATGAGAAATGGGCAACAGCCGGAATCGTCTTCACCTGGGTGTGGTCCCTCTTCTGGTGCGCACCACCCATCTTCGGCTGGAGCAG GTATTGGCCCCATGGCCTGAAGACTTCCTGCGGGCCTGACGTCTTCAGCGGCAATGAGGATCCAGGTGTTCGGTCCTACATGGTCACCCTCATGCTAACCTGCTGTATTTTGCCACTTAGCATCATCATCTTCTGCTACATCTGCGTCTGGATGGCCATCCGCGCG GTTGCACAGCAGCAGAAAGACTCAGAATCCACACAAAAGGCAGAGAAGGAGGTCTCCAGGATGGTGGTCGTCATGATCATCGCGTATTGCGTGTGCTGGGGACCGTACACATTCTTCGTCTGCTTTGGCACGGCCTACCCCGGCTACGCCTTCCACCCTCTGGCCGCGGCGATGCCTGCGTACTTTGCCAAGAGCGCCACCATTTACAACCCCATTATCTACGTCTTCATGAACCGGCAG TTCCGTGTCTGCATCTACCAGATGTTTGGCAAGAAAGTGGATGATGGCTCTGAGGTGTCCTCCACTTCCAGAACAGAGGTGTCATCAGTTGCTCCAGCGTAA
- the opn1sw2 gene encoding opsin-1, short-wave-sensitive 2 isoform X4, with protein sequence MAVFMCILFIVGTSINALTIVCTVKFKKLQSHLNYILVNLAISNLLVSLIGSSTALCTFISRYFILGPFMCKAEGFLSTLGGMVSLWSLSVVAVERYLVICKPMSSFTFKNTHALIGCAVPWIFALIASLPPLFGWSRYIPEGLQCSCGPDWYTVNNKYNNESYVMFLFIFCFGFPFSVIVFCYSRLLFAVKAVAKVQEQSASTQQAEREVTKMVVVMVLGFLVCWLPYAIFALWVVTHRGEIFDLRLATIPSCLSKASTIYNPIIYVLMNKMFCSCMIKLVFCGKNPFGVEEESSVSQSTHVSSVSSSQVSPS encoded by the exons ATGGCCGTCTTCATGTGCATCCTTTTCATTGTGGGCACGTCCATCAATGCCCTCACCATTGTATGCACGGTGAAGTTCAAGAAGTTGCAATCCCACCTCAACTACATCCTGGTCAACCTTGCTATTTCAAACCTACTCGTGTCACTGATTGGGTCCTCCACAGCCCTCTGCACCTTCATATCACGGTACTTCATACTGGGACCCTTCATGTGCAAGGCTGAAGGTTTCTTATCTACTCTGGGAG GAATGGTGAGTCTGTGGTCTCTCTCAGTGGTGGCTGTCGAGAGATATCTGGTCATCTGCAAGCCAATGAGCTCCTTCACTTTCAAGAACACCcatgctctgattggctgtgcagTCCCCTGGATATTTGCATTAATCGCTTCTCTACCTCCGCTGTTCGGCTGGAGTAG ATACATCCCTGAAGGTCTGCAGTGCTCCTGTGGGCCTGACTGGTACACCGTGAACAACAAATACAACAACGAGTCTTACGTCATGTTCCTGTTTATCTTCTGCTTCGGTTTTCCCTTCAGTGTCATAGTCTTTTGCTACAGTCGGCTGCTCTTCGCCGTCAAAGCA GTCGCCAAGGTTCAGGAGCAGTCGGCCTCCACCCAGCAGGCCGAGAGGGAGGTGACCaagatggtggtggtgatggtgctCGGGTTCCTAGTGTGCTGGCTTCCCTATGCCATCTTCGCCTTGTGGGTGGTGACCCACCGTGGTGAGATCTTTGACCTGCGGCTGGCCACAATCCCCTCCTGCCTGTCCAAAGCATCGACCATCTACAATCCCATCATCTACGTGCTGATGAACAAAATG TTCTGCTCATGCATGATAAAGTTGGTTTTCTGTGGCAAGAATCCCTTTGGAGTTGAAGAGGAGAGCTCCGTATCACAAAGCACCCACGTCTCCTCTGTCTCCTCTAGTCAAGTGTCACCCTCGTGA
- the opn1sw2 gene encoding opsin-1, short-wave-sensitive 2 isoform X3 yields MKHTAVEFQEDFYIPIPLDTHNITLLSPFLVPQDHLGHKGVFVSMAVFMCILFIVGTSINALTIVCTVKFKKLQSHLNYILVNLAISNLLVSLIGSSTALCTFISRYFILGPFMCKAEGFLSTLGGMVSLWSLSVVAVERYLVICKPMSSFTFKNTHALIGCAVPWIFALIASLPPLFGWSRYIPEGLQCSCGPDWYTVNNKYNNESYVMFLFIFCFGFPFSVIVFCYSRLLFAVKAVAKVQEQSASTQQAEREVTKMVVVMVLGFLVCWLPYAIFALWVVTHRGEIFDLRLATIPSCLSKASTIYNPIIYVLMNKMFCSCMIKLVFCGKNPFGVEEESSVSQSTHVSSVSSSQVSPS; encoded by the exons ATGAAACACACTGCA GTGGAATTCCAAGAGGACTTCTACATTCCCATTCCCTTGGACACCCACAACATCACGCTGCTCAGCCCTTTTTTGGTGCCACAGGATCACCTGGGTCACAAGGGGGTCTTCGTAAGCATGGCCGTCTTCATGTGCATCCTTTTCATTGTGGGCACGTCCATCAATGCCCTCACCATTGTATGCACGGTGAAGTTCAAGAAGTTGCAATCCCACCTCAACTACATCCTGGTCAACCTTGCTATTTCAAACCTACTCGTGTCACTGATTGGGTCCTCCACAGCCCTCTGCACCTTCATATCACGGTACTTCATACTGGGACCCTTCATGTGCAAGGCTGAAGGTTTCTTATCTACTCTGGGAG GAATGGTGAGTCTGTGGTCTCTCTCAGTGGTGGCTGTCGAGAGATATCTGGTCATCTGCAAGCCAATGAGCTCCTTCACTTTCAAGAACACCcatgctctgattggctgtgcagTCCCCTGGATATTTGCATTAATCGCTTCTCTACCTCCGCTGTTCGGCTGGAGTAG ATACATCCCTGAAGGTCTGCAGTGCTCCTGTGGGCCTGACTGGTACACCGTGAACAACAAATACAACAACGAGTCTTACGTCATGTTCCTGTTTATCTTCTGCTTCGGTTTTCCCTTCAGTGTCATAGTCTTTTGCTACAGTCGGCTGCTCTTCGCCGTCAAAGCA GTCGCCAAGGTTCAGGAGCAGTCGGCCTCCACCCAGCAGGCCGAGAGGGAGGTGACCaagatggtggtggtgatggtgctCGGGTTCCTAGTGTGCTGGCTTCCCTATGCCATCTTCGCCTTGTGGGTGGTGACCCACCGTGGTGAGATCTTTGACCTGCGGCTGGCCACAATCCCCTCCTGCCTGTCCAAAGCATCGACCATCTACAATCCCATCATCTACGTGCTGATGAACAAAATG TTCTGCTCATGCATGATAAAGTTGGTTTTCTGTGGCAAGAATCCCTTTGGAGTTGAAGAGGAGAGCTCCGTATCACAAAGCACCCACGTCTCCTCTGTCTCCTCTAGTCAAGTGTCACCCTCGTGA
- the opn1sw2 gene encoding opsin-1, short-wave-sensitive 2 isoform X2, with protein MENGCMDSLPEDFYIPIPLDTHNITLLSPFLVPQDHLGHKGVFVSMAVFMCILFIVGTSINALTIVCTVKFKKLQSHLNYILVNLAISNLLVSLIGSSTALCTFISRYFILGPFMCKAEGFLSTLGGMVSLWSLSVVAVERYLVICKPMSSFTFKNTHALIGCAVPWIFALIASLPPLFGWSRYIPEGLQCSCGPDWYTVNNKYNNESYVMFLFIFCFGFPFSVIVFCYSRLLFAVKAVAKVQEQSASTQQAEREVTKMVVVMVLGFLVCWLPYAIFALWVVTHRGEIFDLRLATIPSCLSKASTIYNPIIYVLMNKMFCSCMIKLVFCGKNPFGVEEESSVSQSTHVSSVSSSQVSPS; from the exons atggaaaatggatgtatggacaGTTTACCGG AGGACTTCTACATTCCCATTCCCTTGGACACCCACAACATCACGCTGCTCAGCCCTTTTTTGGTGCCACAGGATCACCTGGGTCACAAGGGGGTCTTCGTAAGCATGGCCGTCTTCATGTGCATCCTTTTCATTGTGGGCACGTCCATCAATGCCCTCACCATTGTATGCACGGTGAAGTTCAAGAAGTTGCAATCCCACCTCAACTACATCCTGGTCAACCTTGCTATTTCAAACCTACTCGTGTCACTGATTGGGTCCTCCACAGCCCTCTGCACCTTCATATCACGGTACTTCATACTGGGACCCTTCATGTGCAAGGCTGAAGGTTTCTTATCTACTCTGGGAG GAATGGTGAGTCTGTGGTCTCTCTCAGTGGTGGCTGTCGAGAGATATCTGGTCATCTGCAAGCCAATGAGCTCCTTCACTTTCAAGAACACCcatgctctgattggctgtgcagTCCCCTGGATATTTGCATTAATCGCTTCTCTACCTCCGCTGTTCGGCTGGAGTAG ATACATCCCTGAAGGTCTGCAGTGCTCCTGTGGGCCTGACTGGTACACCGTGAACAACAAATACAACAACGAGTCTTACGTCATGTTCCTGTTTATCTTCTGCTTCGGTTTTCCCTTCAGTGTCATAGTCTTTTGCTACAGTCGGCTGCTCTTCGCCGTCAAAGCA GTCGCCAAGGTTCAGGAGCAGTCGGCCTCCACCCAGCAGGCCGAGAGGGAGGTGACCaagatggtggtggtgatggtgctCGGGTTCCTAGTGTGCTGGCTTCCCTATGCCATCTTCGCCTTGTGGGTGGTGACCCACCGTGGTGAGATCTTTGACCTGCGGCTGGCCACAATCCCCTCCTGCCTGTCCAAAGCATCGACCATCTACAATCCCATCATCTACGTGCTGATGAACAAAATG TTCTGCTCATGCATGATAAAGTTGGTTTTCTGTGGCAAGAATCCCTTTGGAGTTGAAGAGGAGAGCTCCGTATCACAAAGCACCCACGTCTCCTCTGTCTCCTCTAGTCAAGTGTCACCCTCGTGA
- the opn1sw2 gene encoding opsin-1, short-wave-sensitive 2 isoform X1: MRSNVSQVEFQEDFYIPIPLDTHNITLLSPFLVPQDHLGHKGVFVSMAVFMCILFIVGTSINALTIVCTVKFKKLQSHLNYILVNLAISNLLVSLIGSSTALCTFISRYFILGPFMCKAEGFLSTLGGMVSLWSLSVVAVERYLVICKPMSSFTFKNTHALIGCAVPWIFALIASLPPLFGWSRYIPEGLQCSCGPDWYTVNNKYNNESYVMFLFIFCFGFPFSVIVFCYSRLLFAVKAVAKVQEQSASTQQAEREVTKMVVVMVLGFLVCWLPYAIFALWVVTHRGEIFDLRLATIPSCLSKASTIYNPIIYVLMNKMFCSCMIKLVFCGKNPFGVEEESSVSQSTHVSSVSSSQVSPS, translated from the exons ATGAGGTCCAATGTCTCTCAGGTGGAATTCCAAGAGGACTTCTACATTCCCATTCCCTTGGACACCCACAACATCACGCTGCTCAGCCCTTTTTTGGTGCCACAGGATCACCTGGGTCACAAGGGGGTCTTCGTAAGCATGGCCGTCTTCATGTGCATCCTTTTCATTGTGGGCACGTCCATCAATGCCCTCACCATTGTATGCACGGTGAAGTTCAAGAAGTTGCAATCCCACCTCAACTACATCCTGGTCAACCTTGCTATTTCAAACCTACTCGTGTCACTGATTGGGTCCTCCACAGCCCTCTGCACCTTCATATCACGGTACTTCATACTGGGACCCTTCATGTGCAAGGCTGAAGGTTTCTTATCTACTCTGGGAG GAATGGTGAGTCTGTGGTCTCTCTCAGTGGTGGCTGTCGAGAGATATCTGGTCATCTGCAAGCCAATGAGCTCCTTCACTTTCAAGAACACCcatgctctgattggctgtgcagTCCCCTGGATATTTGCATTAATCGCTTCTCTACCTCCGCTGTTCGGCTGGAGTAG ATACATCCCTGAAGGTCTGCAGTGCTCCTGTGGGCCTGACTGGTACACCGTGAACAACAAATACAACAACGAGTCTTACGTCATGTTCCTGTTTATCTTCTGCTTCGGTTTTCCCTTCAGTGTCATAGTCTTTTGCTACAGTCGGCTGCTCTTCGCCGTCAAAGCA GTCGCCAAGGTTCAGGAGCAGTCGGCCTCCACCCAGCAGGCCGAGAGGGAGGTGACCaagatggtggtggtgatggtgctCGGGTTCCTAGTGTGCTGGCTTCCCTATGCCATCTTCGCCTTGTGGGTGGTGACCCACCGTGGTGAGATCTTTGACCTGCGGCTGGCCACAATCCCCTCCTGCCTGTCCAAAGCATCGACCATCTACAATCCCATCATCTACGTGCTGATGAACAAAATG TTCTGCTCATGCATGATAAAGTTGGTTTTCTGTGGCAAGAATCCCTTTGGAGTTGAAGAGGAGAGCTCCGTATCACAAAGCACCCACGTCTCCTCTGTCTCCTCTAGTCAAGTGTCACCCTCGTGA